The genomic region TTTCTGAATGTAATCGCTTACATTTGCGACGGATAAAAAGGCCGGAATGGCCGTCGTCGATGAAAATTTCACGATATGGATAGAATATGGGTCTGACATAATACGGAAGCACGTCAAGATAGCGCTTACATTCTCACAGGGTCGACCGGGAATGCAAGCGGCGCCACCACGAATCGAGGGTAAACATTGACGCATTTGACACCTTGTAGCGCTGCCGTCGCCGCTACGCCTGGAGACAGCCGATGAGCTCGCCCCCATCCCGCGCCGGCGCGCCCCGCGCGCGCCGCGGCAGCGGCCGCTCCGTGCTCGGCGATGTCGCGAAGCTGGCCGGCGTGTCGACCGCGACCGTTTCGCGCGTGTACAACGATCCCGGCAAGGTGTCGGCCGACGTGCAGCAGCGCGTGCGCGACGCGGCGCGCGCACTGAACTGGATCCCGAATGCGGCGGGCCGTGCGCTCGCGTCCACGCGCACCCACATCACGGGCGCGATCATTCCGACGCTCGACGACCAGGTGTTCGCCTCGCAGGTCGCGGGCATGCAGACGGTCATGGCCGAGCACGGCATCACGCTGTTCCTTGGCTGCTCGAACTACGATCCCGCGCAGGCGCTGGGCCAGGTGCGCGCGATGCTGTCGCGCGGCGTGGAAGCCGTGTCGCTCGTCGGCGAAGCGTATCCGCCTGAATTGTTCGAACTGCTTGCGATGCACCGCGTGCCATACGTCGTCACCTATGCGTATCGCGACGACAGCCCGCACTGCTGCATCGGCTTCGACAACCGCGCGGCGTTCGCGCAGCTCACCACTCACCTGCTCGACCTCGGCCACCGCGATTTCGCGATCATCATGCAGCCGTCCGCCGACAACGACCGCGTGCAGGCGCGCCTGCGCGGCATTCACGACACGCTGGCCGCGCGCGGGCTCGCGGTGCGCCCCGTCCATCAGCACGAAGGCGCGGCCACGATCGCATTCGGGCGGGCGAGCCTGCGCGCGATCGCCGACAGCGACGCGGCCACGCGGCCGACGGCCGTGATCTGCGGCAACGACGCGCTCGCGCTGGGCGCATTGCTCGAGGCGCAGGCGCTCGGCATCGACGTGCCCGCGCAATTGTCGATCACCGGCTTCGACGACATCGCGCTCGCGCGCGAGATCCAGCCGCCGCTGACGACGATGTGGGTCGACACCCACGCGATCGGGCGCCAGGCCGCGCAGGCGTTGCTCGACGCACTCGAGAACGGTGCAACGGGGCCGGGTCATGCGGTGCTGCCGGAGTTGCGCACGCGGGAATCGGCTGCGGCGCCGGCGCAGGTTCGAGCAGGACGTAAAAAATGACGATGCGCCGGGCGGCTTCGACTGCCCGGCCCGCCTGTCACTGCATCACATCGACCGGCAGCGTCTTG from Burkholderia sp. HI2500 harbors:
- a CDS encoding LacI family DNA-binding transcriptional regulator; amino-acid sequence: MSSPPSRAGAPRARRGSGRSVLGDVAKLAGVSTATVSRVYNDPGKVSADVQQRVRDAARALNWIPNAAGRALASTRTHITGAIIPTLDDQVFASQVAGMQTVMAEHGITLFLGCSNYDPAQALGQVRAMLSRGVEAVSLVGEAYPPELFELLAMHRVPYVVTYAYRDDSPHCCIGFDNRAAFAQLTTHLLDLGHRDFAIIMQPSADNDRVQARLRGIHDTLAARGLAVRPVHQHEGAATIAFGRASLRAIADSDAATRPTAVICGNDALALGALLEAQALGIDVPAQLSITGFDDIALAREIQPPLTTMWVDTHAIGRQAAQALLDALENGATGPGHAVLPELRTRESAAAPAQVRAGRKK